One part of the Lotus japonicus ecotype B-129 chromosome 2, LjGifu_v1.2 genome encodes these proteins:
- the LOC130735492 gene encoding uncharacterized protein LOC130735492, whose protein sequence is MRSTILRKLSFRPWAATAEVAPLPATTQFNRELTKELNTLQSLSIGGGELGLAQLLDAAINTQKIALKSLVKIPHRDDVDRGVLEEYLESNVDVLDACNYFVDRIEDMKKYVNTLRVVTHLIDGVNVNNKHDAMKTTRALVLLESCNDIEKKCKKSGLCLRRLMLRQKLFHDDHETEFSEIVTGSKAMALMGCRFLEQGLSFDCKSGLPLIKKCPPMFSFLLGLAEKAEGSAVKKLHKRGSRCFVMSELQQTVAAARELKEKMKGKGEKEMIKSSVEGLKRSCRGLEDELDFLEGRVKDLYKGLIDVRMALLGILSQA, encoded by the coding sequence ATGAGATCAACCATCCTTAGAAAGCTCTCCTTCCGGCCTTGGGCCGCCACCGCGGAAGTGGCCCCGTTACCGGCGACAACCCAATTCAACCGAGAACTCACTAAGGAGCTCAACACCCTTCAGTCACTAAGCATTGGTGGGGGTGAACTTGGGTTGGCTCAATTACTTGATGCTGCCATCAACACCCAAAAAATTGCCTTGAAATCGCTGGTGAAAATTCCTCACAGAGATGATGTGGACCGTGGAGTATTGGAAGAGTATCTAGAGAGCAACGTTGATGTCCTCGACGCGTGCAATTACTTTGTGGACAGAATAGAGGACATGAAGAAGTATGTGAACACATTGAGAGTGGTTACACACTTGATTGATGGTGTGAATGTCAACAACAAGCATGATGCTATGAAAACAACACGTGCATTGGTCCTTTTGGAATCATGTAATGATATAGAAAAGAAATGCAAAAAGAGTGGATTGTGTTTGAGAAGATTAATGTTGAGGCAAAAGCTATTCCATGATGATCATGAAACTGAGTTCAGTGAGATTGTGACTGGATCTAAGGCCATGGCCTTAATGGGTTGCAGGTTTCTTGAACAAGGCTTGTCATTTGATTGCAAAAGTGGATTGCCCTTGATCAAGAAGTGTCCCCCcatgttttcttttttgctgGGTTTGGCAGAGAAAGCAGAAGGAAGTGCTGTGAAGAAACTACACAAAAGGGGATCTCGGTGTTTTGTGATGAGTGAGCTGCAGCAAACAGTGGCTGCAGCTAGGGAATTaaaggagaagatgaagggTAAAGGGGAAAAAGAGATGATTAAATCTTCTGTTGAGGGACTGAAGAGAAGTTGCAGGGGATTGGAGGATGAGCTTGATTTTCTAGAGGGGAGAGTAAAGGATTTGTATAAAGGTTTGATTGATGTTAGAATGGCTTTGCTGGGAATTCTGTCCCAGGCATAA